A genomic window from Neoarius graeffei isolate fNeoGra1 chromosome 5, fNeoGra1.pri, whole genome shotgun sequence includes:
- the LOC132886232 gene encoding uncharacterized protein LOC132886232, with protein sequence MKDEQYKTLGKTGLFGLWKWEWLSTTVAASKNRNLCQATAKLEVTRGEHTGSSADVVEMVLLLLTYFGEKEEATFCHVDETCLAEEVDFSNVALTPTIVICGQSCFSSRWMMLSLDRVIVNDQMTSFIQSLCMMFGSYYCFNIHYPSQLASTLEFLQRCFFSINPEKGTKVEKTSTAHMQVNPRVLTLIQDLSDYEWRDV encoded by the exons ATGAAGGACGAGCAATACAAGACCTTAGGAAAGACTGGCCTTTTTGGTTTATGGAAGTGGGAATGGCTGTCCACCACGGTAGCTGCCAGCAAAAACAGGAATCTGTGCCAAGCCACAGCCAAGCTTGAAGTCACTAGGGGAGAACACACAGGATCTTCTGCAGATGTCGTGGAGATGGTGTTGCTTCTTCTCACTTACTTTGGTGAAAAGGAGGAGGCCACATTTTGCCATGTCGACGAGACCTGTCTGGCCGAAGAAGTGGACTTTTCCAACGTTGCCTTAACTCCCACGATAGTCATATGTG GACAGTCCTGTTTTTCCTCACGATGGATGATGCTCAGCCTTGATCGGGTCATCGTGAATGACCAGATGACGTCTTTCATCCAATCACTGTGCATGATGTTTGGCAGTTATTACTGTTTTAATATTCATTACCCATCACAGCTCGCATCCACCCTGGAGTTTCTTCAGag ATGTTTCTTCTCCATTAACCCTGAGAAGGGAACCAAAGTGGAGAAGACCAGTACAGCCCACATGCAGGTCAACCCTCGTGTACTCACTCTGATCCAAGACCTGTCAGACTACGAGTGGCGTGACGTTTAA